A single genomic interval of Littorina saxatilis isolate snail1 linkage group LG17, US_GU_Lsax_2.0, whole genome shotgun sequence harbors:
- the LOC138952177 gene encoding uncharacterized protein, translated as MAPGKRCCMLHCTVSSHNSKGEKLEHGIRFFRIPKVKSHEGPKVEDVTKRRRRAWISAIRRTNITFERSSSAMRVCSQHFHSGKPSYEMMETDPDWAPSLLLGHSEMKTTDTGRHGRQKNRAATKQLLQEATEAVMIDNGEAEGGDVHAEDDSHHEEMEDGENTRLREEVTQLEQERDMMRGEINRLLEENRELKKKLASREIVEESFQGDNEKVRFYTGLPSYATLLVLLNYLSPHLPQGRLLSPFQLLIVVFMRLRLKLPVLHIAYLFGIHRTTIASGFKDTLSVMYTQMTPFVPWPGRECLRACMPHQFVETFGNKVAVIIDCFEIFIERPSNLYAKAATFSNYKHNNTIKHLIGITPNGQISFISKGWGGRTTDRHITEECGFLDKLLPGDLVLADRGFDIKESVGLMCAEVKIPAFTRGKCQMEARSIEETRKLAHLRIHVERVIGNLGGKYSIITDTIPIDMLLPCEGEDVTFLDKIVFVCCALTNMSPSVVNP; from the exons ATGGCTCCAGGCAAGCGTTGCTGTATGTTGCATTGCACGGTGTCGTCCCATAATTCTAAGGGAGAAAAGCTTGAACACGGAATACGGTTTTTCAGAATTCCGAAAGTTAAATCGCACGAAGGACCAAAAGTTGAAGATGTCACAAAGCGTAGAAGAAGAGCGTGGATTTCAGCGATCAGGCGAACAAACATCACTTTCGAGAGGAGTTCCTCAGCAATGCGCGTCTGCTCACAGCATTTTCACTCAG GTAAGCCATCATACGAGATGATGGAAACTGACCCCGACTGGGCACCTTCACTCCTTCTTGGACACAGCGAGATGAAGACCACCGACACAGGGCGTCATGGGCGACAGAAGAACAGAGCCGCAACAAAACAGCTGCTACAGGAGGCCACTGAAGCTGTCATGATAGACAACGGAGAAGCAGAAGGTGGTGACGTGCATGCAGAAGATGATAGTCATCATGAAGAGATGGAAGATGGGGAAAACACCAGGCTGAGAGAGGAGGTAACTCAGTTAGAACAGGAGCGAGACATGATGAGAGGAGAGATCAACAGACTGTTGGAAGAGAATAGAGAGCTCAAGAAAAAGTTAGCAAGCAGGGAGATCGTTGAAGAGTCGTTTCAAGGAGACAACGAGAAAGTACGTTTTTATACTGGTTTACCAAGTTATGCGACTCTTCTAGTTCTGCTGAACTATCTGTCCCCTCATCTCCCTCAGGGGCGCTTGCTGTCACCTTTCCAGCTTCTGATTGTGGTATTTATGCGTCTGCGCCTGAAACTGCCTGTGTTGCATATTGCGTACTTGTTTGGCATCCACAGAACTACGATAGCCAGTGGGTTCAAGGATACTCTTAGTGTTATGTACACGCAGATGACACCATTTGTACCATGGCCAGGACGCGAGTGTTTGCGGGCGTGTATGCCACATCAGTTTGTGGAGACGTTTGGGAACAAAGTGGCTGTGATcattgactgttttgaaatttTTATTGAGAGACCATCAAATTTGTATGCCAAAGCTGCTACTTTTTCAAactacaaacacaacaacacaatcaaacaTCTCATTGGCATTACACCTAACGGACAGATTTCTTTCATTTCCAAGGGTTGGGGGGGGAGGACAACGGATCGTCATATTACAGAGGAATGTGGCTTCCTGGACAAGCTATTGCCTGGTGACTTGGTTCTTGCGGACAGGGGGTTTGATATTAAAGAGAGTGTCGGTTTGATGTGTGCCGAGGTAAAAATACCAGCATTTACTCGGGGGAAGTGTCAGATGGAAGCAAGGTCTATAGAAGAAACAAGGAAACTTGCGCACTTGCGCATCCATGTCGAGCGAGTCATTGGAAACCTTGGGGGGAAATACAGTATAATAACAGATACCATTCCAATTGACATGTTGCTTCCATGTGAGGGGGAAGATGTGACATTCTTGGACAagattgtgtttgtctgttgcgCCTTGACCAACATGAGCCCAAGTGTGGTAAATCCCTAG